Below is a genomic region from Medicago truncatula cultivar Jemalong A17 chromosome 3, MtrunA17r5.0-ANR, whole genome shotgun sequence.
ataacggtaaagtgtcactaacggtaaaatctcgattctctctagtaacttaatgaaataaccattctcactaattactaaaagcaattcccactaaaattataattttacccatcctcacaaaattaccaaaatacccttctaatacgaaaactcacgtaaatgcacccgatgacaattaaatacatacaagcacaaataatcacatacaaacacataataaaagtaattaaaataaacctagttaaaaatcgggctgttacatggGGTCTCTTCAATCCATATACAATCGGGATTATGAAGAGAGTATTGAGCTAAATAATGAATAGTTTGGTTAGTCTCCCGTCCAACGTTAAAATTAATGCAATCTTCAATAATAGATCCAACATAGTTTGGATGTTGTTGATAATTGCTTGAAAGACTCCTCAAACAAAATTGATATGACAGTTTTTAGAAGTTGTATAATTTGAATAAGAGTATATGAGCAGCGTCCATAGCTACACGAAGAAGTTGTATATGTATCCGTCATCAAATCTTCATtgtcatgttatatttttatatttgtttatttaaaaataaaataaaaaacaaaatgaataaattttgtcCGACGAGCAACCAATCAAACTTCAGGGATTTGGAAATTTAGTTTCTAACATTTTATCTCCTTCTTTGGTCTTTACTTCAATCTTCCCTGGATCCTCCTCCCACCATTAAGCACGTGTCTTCATGTTCTTGATTCAACggtacaaattttaaaaagaaaataatactaaCACCAATCGAAGACAAGAATACATCGAAACATGTTCtagacaagttttttttttattttaattttttttataggatgaAAGTATTCTTCCTAATACCCACGTGAAAAACCTCTTTAGAAAATAGAAcccaatttcaaaataatttagataATGATTTGGAAAAACTTATACAATGTTGACTAATAGTGCCTAAAGATAGATCTAAATGAGCTTGTGGAgcagttttttttgtttgattgcaGAGAATGTCGTAGAtaggttataaaaaaaattatatattctcAACTTGTATAAGTGGTCCAACTCTAAAAATGGACCAATGTTGTAGATATTTTTTTCagttttgtgtaaaaaaatacctgatttaaaaaaaaaagtttccgTCAGTTGACAGAGATATAtgtattgctttttttttttttttttaaagaggggACATGTATTGTTAAATGTAGGGgttgggattcgaaccccggacaccccacttattcactttgaaaaaagtgaattttaactATTACATTacctgaaaaaaaataaaaaaataataataacttgtaTATTCTATTAAAATGTGTTGGAGGATGCGACTTGTAACGccttctttgaattatttgttttatttgattattttattgagtttagagtctttttgaataatttatttgatttatgatgatgtgtgttatttttgtgttataggttggtgttttagtagtatattatattatattatctagtgtagaaatatattttttatagaaatatatttgttatttggtgtagaagtattatatatatatattaaaatagaatattgagacttttggggctgatttgggaatttagaagagtttaagagaataagtggagttaagagaaaatatgtaggttaaggttataaaaagagaaaagtgagaagtcagaatagtttttcacatacaaccagtttttggagaaaaagggagaaaacctagagaagagGAGCAACGAGAAGAGAACCTTACAATtgatttcttaaggtaagggtgggactaacattcaataatcttgagtctatgattctgaaaattgtatttaacatgttgtaagtttagtttttgagaatttgagaattagggttaagagtgatgattgtgatgattttgaatgaaagtgaagttgaataatataggttattttttctgatttttcttttcatctctgccccaaatttgaaatgaaatctggtattgataggtccagaactggtcttaggtgtaaacacgaaagttgtaggtatggatggtagctttctaatgccgttggtatgacatcaaaacgatttatagaacttgagttatggtcaaattactgcacgtaggtcgcagtgaatttttatgaatttcagcacaactttgtccaaatttgaaatgaaaattggtattgattggtacagaattggtcttaggtgtaaacacgaaagttgtaggtatggatgttagctttctaatgccgttggtctgacgtcaaaacgatttatagaacttgaattatggtcaaattactgcacgtaagtcacagtgaatttttatgaatttacatgattaagttgttaatttgatttttatgagatactttgataaagccttcgtgccaaaattattttagatgttcgaataaattccgctgcgaagtattaaatattatgttattgaattttgaaggataattaattaattattccatttatgattttaagaaaagaagtgtgacattccgtttatgtgaattactctaattaaataaatgaaatttatacgttgggaaaacgaggtgttacacgACTCCATGATTTCTCTGAAGTtatcttttataaaatataaaactccACAATTAACAAAACAGTCTTAATTATTGTACACCCATATAAAATTAgagtaataatatttgtataattatttgatgataattttttttcctctctttttcttgtatatatagggactaatatgaaaataatttaaatgttgAGGGACCAATATGACAAAGTatgaattataataatttttgttatattagtCTCTACATTAAAATGTTGATTGATTATTTTAACGCCATAAACTATTTTAGAATTTCGAcacattaaaatattattataattaatcatTATATATTTTGAGACTAAAATAACTATTACCCAAACATTCACCTAATTTAATACCGTGCATTCTCTTTATGTCTTCCCATCGTCTATCTATCTATCATGTCATTTCTTTACTTAATTGTTATGATTAATTTGTTGGTTTAGAAAGGAAAGGGTTCCCATCGTCTATCTATCTTTcatgttccttcaaaaaaatctaTCTATAATGTCCATCCATTTCTTTACTTAATTGttatgattattaatttgttggtTTAAAAAGGAaagtgttaaatatgtttttgattcttataaaatatattaacttttcattttagtctttttataattttgctaTAACTTTTAGTCGCTATAAAACTTTAAATTAcaacttttagtttttatttttaagtcaacacatgtattttttaatgaaattgtgtaaaaatatgtagaatattatacaattatgttaaaataaaataagttttttttcaacaaaacatgaattaaatataaagttttaaccactcaaaatataaaagttgatatttaattatgttttgttaaaaaaattattttgtttttaagattcttataatataataaaaaaaattgtaatattttattcaaaaataatttttttacatagaacttttttttttttttgtcttagatgaagtggtaatccactgaaaataaactcacacacaactatGAGGTCCAGGTTCAAACCTGAATTATGACGTCCGACTTTACAATTTTGGCATTTGTCAATTGAGCTAGAATTTCTGGTCAAGTCAAGTTAGCATGTATTTTACATAGAACTTTAACTTGGAAGGatcaaaataaagataaaaaacttTTGGTATATTTACATGAAAAAAACGCAAGGAAAAGTAAAAGAAGAACGGTTGGCACGTTTGAGTTCGGAGtgagatagatagatatatatagagagagatagagagagagagagagagagagagagagaatgagtgGTGGAGGTGaaggaggagaagaagaaaacacaCTTGAGTTCACACCGACGTGGGTAGTTGCCGGTGTATGCACTGTGATTGTTGCCATTTCACTTGCGGTGGAGCGTCTTCTTCACTATGGTGGAAAGTTCCTTAAAAGTAAAGACCAAAAGTCACTTTACGAAGCTCTTCAGAAGATCAAAGAAGAGTTGATGCTTTTGGGTTTCATTTCTCTTCTTCTTACTGTTTCTCAAAATCGTCTTACCAAAATATGTGTTCCTCCCGGTGTATTGCGTCACATGCTTCCATGTAGTCTTGAGGACAAAAAAGAATCACATTCGCATTCAGCTTTCTCTTTTCCTGGTAGAATTGCAAGACGTCTTCTCGCAGATCGCCTCCTTGCAGAATCGGAATCAGCAGAAGAACCTCTTAAAACTGGTTTCTGCGGTCGCAAGGTTTCTTCTATcactcattattattattaactctACTCTCGATTCATTCATCCATTGATCTGTTtgttcttccatttttttttatttttttttacagaacaAGGTTCCTTTATTATCTGTCGAAGCTTTGCATCACCTCCACATCTTCATTTTTGTTCTCGCTGTTGTCCACGTCACTTTCTCCGTTCTCACTGTTGTTTTTGGTGGCGCAAGAGTCagtttacttttttcttaattCAAAATACAGATCTATCtatcattatttatttcttatcttattgtaataataatataatagatACGTCAGTGGAAGCACTGGGAAGACTCTATTGCAAAGGAGAATTATGATACTAACAAAGGTTTACTACCTTATaacttattattattcattcattcattgcACATGCTAATTTATCAGTATTAGTATTGCAACACAATTCTGTATCATTGCAGTTCTCAAACCAAAGTTGACTCATGTTCAACAACATGAGTTTATCAAGGGCCGCTTTTCTGGTTTCGGCAAAGACTCTGCTCTCATTGGTTGGTTGGTATGTTGATTACTACTACTTTTTCATCAATTAAACATGGCTTGCTTTTGTACTGTGTAACCTCACATTATTCATATTTcacatttgtttaatttatctATATCATTTTCAATCTATTGCCATGTTTTCAATCTTGTTTTTTTcccctagttttttttttctttatggttGATTACCACTATACAGTTCTTTTATACATGAACACATCCAGAATAACAATATCTTTCCTGTAAACTGCACGACAAATGATTGATTTTAGAAGGTCTAATCTAAGTGTCCAtgcctttcttttctttaactTTTCCATTTTTCCTAATCTTTTATACTTCTTTCAGCAATCCTTTTTCAAGCAATTTTATGGCTCTGTGACAAAATCAGATTATGTCACATTAAGACTTGGTTTCATTACGGTAAGGTTCTATTGTACCATATTTGTTGTCAAATGATCTCTCAATTAATTGGCTTTTATCTGGAGGCTCCAATAAATGAATCATAATAACATCCTTTGGTATATTTCTTTGTTGTAGACCCACTGCAAGACAAACCCAAAGTTTAATTTTCACAAGTACATGATTCGTGCCCTTGAAGATGATTTCAAGCAAGTTGTCGGCATAAGGCAAGTGCTTCGGTAGactaattttgtcaaaaatagtTGTCATTTCTATGCAAATCACACTCGCAGATATACATCAGTTTAGGTGGCAAGAAAACTCTATCTTTGTTCATCTCATTGCATAAAGTTATTGATTTTTGTAATAGCAattctaaatatattttcatggTTGCAGTTGGTATCTTTGGCTCTTTGTGGTCATCTTCTTGTtgttaaatatcaatggtatgCTTTGAGACACACATCTATGCTTCATGCTAATATATATTGCttgtcatcatttttttttaagaagtgttatttgaacaaccatttgtgtgacaaccataaatttacaaagaaaaatatgtatcgACACggaaaccaaaaaaatagagagagaaagtaaaaacataatgtgagtatgggagagaaagttgtcacaaaatgctcgtacaaatatcatttatctttttttaattatatttcaattcATCACTTAACTGGCTCTTACATGGGTGAAGTGATGCTTCTGTTAAGTGACAAGTCTGGCATCCAGAACCTATTTATGTTTCTTCTTATAACATTATCTGATCTAAAATGGCCATTGTTGTTGGTATTCCTATaccatttattattattgtttacaTATGCATTAACTCTATTGatctttgtgtttgtttataaaGTTTATTTAAACAACACTTTCTGGTATGATAAATTTTTGTGATTGGGTGATCAGTCAAGCATGACTGGCATGACCAGTTTAGTTTTGTGTACAAGGACTTGTTGAACTAATAActtcttttgctttttgcttgtTATCTAAAATCATTACTTCGAATCTCACAATTAAGAAGTCTGCTTTACTCTTTCAGGTTGGCATACATATTTCTGGATTGCTTTCGTTCCTGTTATTGTAAGTACCTTAATAAAaccttttccttttttattgtttattttcatgGCCACACATTAAGTTTACTCAGCTTCCAAATCTCTCATGTCTTAATTTTGTGAAAGGGATAGGAAGAATTGAACAATGTTGCATAAAGTTTCTTAATCAACTCTAACAAGTATCTGCTACATTGTTACCAGAAAATGATCTCAACAGTACCCTTACACTAGTAATAGTATAcatataaccaaaaaaaaaaaaaaaactggtatAGTATAGACATAGTATACTATCTTTTACTCTGTTATGTTAAGCAAGAAAAGTTACTTTGTCAATAAGCCCACTCCATTAGTTTACAACATCTGAGTAAGAATgacatatgttatttgttgtatattggatggaatttctttttcttttctctctagttttttccaatttattattattacccTTGGTTATGGTTATAGAAAAGTCGTATCCTTTTGCTAGTGTTGCCCTTTCTATCAGTTATGGTTTCTTGTTTACCTTATTTtcacagacatgtttttctactTGTACTATTTTTTCATGCAAATTGATGTGttaatagattttatattcagaacatcctctattttttttcttgtcccTGCACCTTGCATCTTCTGCTTTTTTGTTTCTCAGTTTCTCATTTCCGTTCTTTCAGCTTTTACTTTCCGTGGGAACAAAGCTGGAGCATGTAATAACCCAACTAGCTCATGAAGTAGCTGAAAAGCATGCAGCCATAGAAGGTGACTTAGTTGTACAACCATCAGATAATCACTTTTGGTTTCATCGGCCTCACATCGTTCTCTTCTTGATTCACTTTATCCTCTTCCAAAATGCTTTTGAGATAGCATTTTTTTTCTGGATATGGGTAAGCAAATTTTTTGGAACCATAACTTGCAATGTTGTCTGCCAACCATTTTACTTGTTCTTCTTTTCGTTTTCGAAAGGGCATGCTGTGGGGTTGAGGGATGTTTTGAGAAGTTATATTGAATGTAATAATCTATCAGCTCGTATTCTCAGGTTACATATGGATTTGACTCCTGTATAATGGGACAAGTTCGTTACATTGTTCCAAGGCTCGTTATTGGGTAATTGCAtcacttctcttttcttttgtgCGTTTATGATTTCTTTTTCTGCTCGTGCATTCTGAAATCTCAAGTTCAACCTCATTTGTCTTTCCTCTTGTTTTTTTGTCCTTCTATGTTGGGGTTATAGGGTATTTATTCAGGTACTATGTAGCTACAGCACCCTACCACTCTACGCAGTTGTTACACAGGTACCTTTGCACAGCTATTCAAACCTAAACGCAGATTAAGTTTTTGTCTTCTTTGCATTGAATTCTATTATTCTGACACTGTAGATGGGAAGTCACTTTAAGAGGGCAATATTTAATGACCATGTGCAAGTGGGCATTGTTGGCTGGGCAGAGAAggtaaaaaagaagaaagcacTAAAAGCTGATGGCCAGCCTAGCCAAGGAAGTTCTCATATTCATGAGGGTAGTACTGGTAGTAGTACTGGAATTCAGCTTGGTTCAGTTTTCCAGAAGAGGGCATCAGCTCCCGAAGACACTACTTCTGTAACTAAACCTGAGGGGTCCAACTGAGTATGCTTATCTAGGTTAAGTTAATGTTATAAACGCAATAGGATGCTTTGTAGGCTTACCTTATTTTGTAAAGTTGTGTGAGTATAACAAATTGTAGTTTTTCTATATCTTATTTTCTTTGCCAGCGTGGTGAAGCATTGTCTTTGTAGGACATGCTGGACTTGGTATAGGTATGTGGTGAAAGATGTACAAGCTTGATGCCAGCAATGCTGTGTTCATTTCTAAGATCCTAAGCTCTGCCACCACACCCTCTGACTAGTTACTACACTTATAATCTGTCATCTGCTTTTTGCTTTGTGCATGACCTAATAGtaggggtgggcatggttcggttaaccatATTAACCGAACCGAAGTGTTGAAATGGTTCGGAATAACCGAACTGAACCGTTTAAGGTTTGAAACTAACCTAACTGAACCAAAGTTATGGTTCGTCTAACCGTTTGCTTGCCtttaaccgaaccgaaccaaaaccaaaattttgaaccgaaatgtattttttttttaatccttttgctaatttaattgtgttttttttttgtcctttttaaatttaattgcaGGGTATTcgaatcattattattattatattaagtGTAATCCATTGATAAATGTTTGTTTGTGAATAATGGTGGTGATAAGAGTTTTCACTatgtattttcttcttttggctTTAATGTTATTATAACAAGAAACGCATAAGTGCATTAACAAAGTATGCCGAAAAACATACAGTCGTAAAATACTATAATGCAAAAAAACGCAAACAGACCAGAGTTTATTATCGATGACACTGAAGGTGCTCATGATGGTCCTTTGCAAACATTGAAGTGGGGACTAAACTACAAACACCAGAACTGTAGCCTATCTAATTTAAGTTAATGCCAAAGCaacttttagaagaaaaaaattcattgtgttAAAGAACTCGATTGAAGGATTTGTGTAATTAATCTAATTGTTTGtgaaatgttgttttttttgtatttccaaactgttgtagtcacgccgcctccaggataaaacaagcccaGTTACAACTGTGCGGTTAACTATGCACTGTAGAAAACCCGATCGAGAATTACACCCTTAAATAcggtactaagaccactctttaatactgaaaccactttaatatgaTATTGTTATCATTCTGttatggtgttgagaccactcaaatatggtgttaccaccattctaactttaatttttccaaaacatCAATATGGCActacgaccactcaaatatggtgataccaccatttctcctcaaatagaaaaatattgaaatactttttatatatactgttaagatcattcttaattccgacgggacattgttattccaaatagggactatgatcttaaaagtactCTTTATTCTGAAGGGACATATATTATCGAAGGGATTATgttttaagaccattcttaattccgaaggacATTCAACCGAAAAGcgactatggtcttaagaacactcttaattccgaagggacagaaaaaaagaagatgaagagaagaaagactcgtcaacacaagtcaagaaagggagaagagagaaagagttcccgacaactcaatgaaaatctttggtgtgtttttgAACTTAgtggagtcctctatttatatagagattctgtaactgttttagcaaaaattgcgacaacaattactctaatggataagattaaaatggagtttatccattaataagttcaacaacacttgtggataggatcaaaagaaacaaatccacaaaagttgaggaaacaaactattggatttgaatgaatgaaatataataataattaaattattattcttatcacaaccaccataagctaaatttatcgaaagtgatattctcgaataaaataataactactattatttttatcattatcaagtatttaaaattaaataccacaatttaaacactactaatgtgtgtgttctattttatgtgggacccccacactatattttttcaattcacacaacattagatcaaatataattacttggtgtttaatcttccaatttttcatccaacatCATGGGCATAACTTCAACCTACTCCACGGTTACACCATGGAAAAATTGGCATTCCAAACAGTTAAGAGTTATAATCATTAATTAGATTGCCAGATTCACTACATGGTCTGCACTTTCTTTTGCAATTTTGCATAAAACTTTTCTTCGGGGGTAACTGAGAGAGAAGTGGAATAAACAACCGGAAAAAGTGTcgtgtcaaaaataaaataaaatagatgtgAAGATTGCATGGTTTTGAAAATAGGAAAACTTTGGAGTTtctggtaaaaaaaattgaaaatcagtCCTACTGCATAATTCAAAATCCACAATAtagaattttataaaaaagggtTGCCATTCTtgaatactaaaaaaatattccaaattCTTACAAAATTATTTACTATTGAATCCTAAATGGATTGATTGTaatcttttcaaataaatagattttttagaTGTAAATcctaaggtttttttttttttttttaaggagtctttaaggtgtgtttggattgaggggaAGGATAGGGAGgacttaatttcttttttaaattacggactaCATAACATGCTTTtcttaaataaatcaaatgtgATTGAAGCATTATATGTTCGTTTATTATGTTAATACgctaactttttaaaaaacatttcataatGTCCGTGATTTAAAAACGAAAACCAAACTCTCTCCTCTTTTTCCCTTATAAACCCTTCATGCAAACACaccttcaaatttttaaatggtACTAACTTatacactacaaaaaaaaatggtactaactttttatgaaaactAGTTTAATCAAtacattaataaatttaaaatggtactaactttttatgaaaactagtttaatcaataaatttaataatacatCAGAGATTtttaagtttcacgtttgtaataaattaatctttaaattatttttgtctcATATCAATCCTTTAAGTTAACAAACATTTTCAACACCAccttctattttaaaaaaacttttaaaaacttACGAAATTTTGTGCCATATCAGGTATGTCTAACTTTTATCAGTTGTTTTCATGTATATTGACTGTTTGCTTGTTTGTAAAATAAACGTTGGTCTTCCTTCCCATATTTGTGAAACAAATGCTAGTTTTCCATACCATGTCATGATACatcagattttttattttatttttgaaactgcaaaattaattattatggcCATATCATTCTTAGACATACtggtgaagatgatgaatgaGTTGAGCGGAGGAATTGCTTAATTtcgggaaaaaaaatcaagcacAAGCAAAccaggaaaaaaataaaattatgtattgattaaaataagggaaataagacctttaaaataattaatagataTACGGTGGACCACTTTTAAGGTTGATCAACTGTAGACATTTAAGGTTAAACTTAATAGCTAACGATTTATTTGacaaatcaaaaaaaaaaagtgagggactaaaacatgaattttattaattatgagatcaaaatgaaaacttgaaattaattagGAGACTAATGGATCAAATAagcttaaattaaataattgtaggtttaaatatgcctttagtccttacactttcatcagattttgacattggtccctacattttttttgtttggaattggtccctgcattttgtaaaaatattcgTATTGGTCCCTTtattaacttttgttaaaaaaaacacaaaactattggtattggtctctgcactttgtaaaaatattggtattggtccatgcactttgtaaaaatattgatattggtgccacgtggcgtgaaatgattgggccacgtgacACTCCGTTGgttctgtgtttttttttgtaacagaaagttaacagagggaccaataccaatatttttacaaagtgcagagaccaatgccaaaaaaaaaaaaatgcaagaccaatgtcaaaatctgatgaaagtgcagggactaatgacacatttaaaccataATTGTATAATTAAATTGAGGAAATTGAAAATGTAATTGCAAATACTATACTGGTAAAAACAAGTTTTATGTTCCtgtataataaattttgttttacagTTGATTGagaagggagggagagagagagagagagagaaacccTAAAAGCATTGAAGGTTttgaattggaattggaatcAATCGAGAAGAAGCATGACGATTCATTCTGTAGTGATACAGAAGCTTCTTAGCACAAATGCACACATTGGTCGTCAAGTCGCCACTCATCATTTCAAAGATTACACTTACGGCCTTCGCAACAGAATGGCAATCATCGATTCCGATAAGACTTTGATTTGTATGCGAAGTGCTATCAATTTCATCTCTTCCCTTGCTCGCCATAATGGTCgattcatgttcatcaacaccaATCCTCTCTTCGATGAAATCTTCGAACTTATGTCCAAAAAGGTTGGATGCTACAGTCCCTCTTCCAATTCTCTCTGGCGTACTGGTGGATTTCTCACCAACAGCAACAGTCCCAAGAAGTTTCGATCTCGCAACAAGAAACTTTGCTTCGGTCCCACTCAGCCTCCCGATTGCATCGTCATTGTCGATACTGAGAGCAAGTCTTCTGTTATTGACGAGGCTTTCAAACTTCACATTCCAATTGTCGCTCTTGTTGATTCTGCTATGCCTCTCCATACTTTCAGCCGCATTGCTTATCCCATTCCCGTTAACCCCTCTGTTCAATTTGTCTATCTTTTCTGTAATTTGATTACCAAAACACTGCTTCTCga
It encodes:
- the LOC11419286 gene encoding MLO-like protein 1 — encoded protein: MSGGGEGGEEENTLEFTPTWVVAGVCTVIVAISLAVERLLHYGGKFLKSKDQKSLYEALQKIKEELMLLGFISLLLTVSQNRLTKICVPPGVLRHMLPCSLEDKKESHSHSAFSFPGRIARRLLADRLLAESESAEEPLKTGFCGRKNKVPLLSVEALHHLHIFIFVLAVVHVTFSVLTVVFGGARIRQWKHWEDSIAKENYDTNKVLKPKLTHVQQHEFIKGRFSGFGKDSALIGWLQSFFKQFYGSVTKSDYVTLRLGFITTHCKTNPKFNFHKYMIRALEDDFKQVVGISWYLWLFVVIFLLLNINGWHTYFWIAFVPVILLLSVGTKLEHVITQLAHEVAEKHAAIEGDLVVQPSDNHFWFHRPHIVLFLIHFILFQNAFEIAFFFWIWVTYGFDSCIMGQVRYIVPRLVIGVFIQVLCSYSTLPLYAVVTQMGSHFKRAIFNDHVQVGIVGWAEKVKKKKALKADGQPSQGSSHIHEGSTGSSTGIQLGSVFQKRASAPEDTTSVTKPEGSN